A genomic window from Vitis riparia cultivar Riparia Gloire de Montpellier isolate 1030 chromosome 18, EGFV_Vit.rip_1.0, whole genome shotgun sequence includes:
- the LOC117905676 gene encoding TMV resistance protein N-like: MEGAISSDIGSLYSLEELDLSYCNLMDGGIPDDIFCLYSLRVLDLSGNHFRRVTDAISQLSKLRVLRLRHCKHLGEISELPSSLRVLDAHGCTSMKTSSSTSLSPWQRQLNCFKSAVLQEIQELKYSSLLSLPANGVSQGFSTFIPGSGEVPEWMSHQSVGSEVTAELPPNWYDNNEVLGFALCCVYIPQQDEPESSTSENAMIQCG, encoded by the exons ATGGAAGGAGCAATCAGTAGTGACATTGGCAGCTTATACTCATTGGAAGAATTAGACCTAAGTTACTGCAATTTAATGGATGGAGGAATTCCTGATGATATTTTCTGCCTATACTCATTAAGAGTATTAGATCTAAGTGGAAACCATTTTCGTAGAGTAACTGATGCCATAAGTCAACTTTCTAAGCTAAGAGTGCTTCGGTTGAGGCACTGCAAGCATCTTGGAGAAATTTCAGAGCTTCCATCGAGTCTCAGAGTCCTAGATGCCCATGGTTGCACAAGCATGAAAACTTCATCAAGTACATCATTGTCGCCATGGCAAAGGCAGTTAAATTGCTTCAAATCAGCTGTCTTACAAGAAATTCAG GAGTTGAAATACAGTAGCCTTTTGTCTCTTCCAGCAAATGGTGTCAGCCAGGGATTTAGTACTTTTATTCCTGGAAGTGGAGAAGTTCCAGAGTGGATGTCACACCAGAGTGTCGGCAGTGAAGTAACGGCTGAGCTTCCTCCAAATTGGTACGACAATAACGAAGTCTTGGGATTTGCTTTATGCTGTGTTTATATTCCACAACAGGATGAACCAGAGAGTAGTACATCTGAGAATGCCATG ATTCAGTGTGGGTAA